The following proteins are encoded in a genomic region of Chitinivorax sp. B:
- a CDS encoding DUF6119 family protein: protein MSNTYNIYKVKYSKFDQLKEKLISVGLKEQKTNRTEKYSMTFYFSENTQGNKIWWWDTYREFFNDNVPEPRNIFQYGILICQNNANQEKLYAISLGKSHFYLSKFIQPDFGIDLATRIAEERTMLLKKSRYFFGTKRQDISSYQNFQPGNYEPGESVDHLKLKASEKEVWGNRNIIFADSIQMDVDKKPNYLVDILDRIDASIAQKEVINLPKLEPVKDDLAKELDRILLDSIKDMNVNVKIEEFYVYGVAICFSFHDYSYRLSYKKSNAEKLYSKDINNQILASDIMEFISQHQDIDDVNSIRIQFRNDDAGRFTKSLKEVIDFPVDYDGYHYFLKNGEWYKFNQTFMDYLKKSLDSIETNHREDLNEPDYLAWKDDKENKIAAGEQFENKLTYREAYFNEKQCNDYGYDILDRKLSYIPAVEKGKPKYRVEMADLFRDGEIISVKISEETHQLIYNIEQSKDAIQLIKKRAVDFNEKLTTASLWFILERDIGKITDINSIQFLMAIESWQKLVRNFGLEPKIYISKHRK from the coding sequence ATGAGCAACACTTACAATATCTATAAAGTGAAGTACAGCAAATTTGATCAGCTTAAAGAAAAATTAATTTCTGTAGGGCTTAAAGAGCAAAAAACAAATCGCACAGAGAAATATTCTATGACATTTTACTTCTCAGAAAATACACAAGGAAATAAAATTTGGTGGTGGGACACATATAGGGAATTTTTTAATGATAATGTACCAGAGCCAAGAAATATTTTTCAATATGGTATATTAATTTGCCAAAACAATGCTAATCAAGAAAAGTTATATGCAATTAGCTTAGGAAAGTCTCATTTTTACCTTTCAAAATTTATACAACCTGATTTTGGAATCGACTTGGCTACGCGCATAGCTGAAGAGAGGACTATGCTTCTCAAAAAGAGTAGATATTTTTTTGGAACGAAAAGGCAAGATATATCTTCCTACCAAAATTTTCAGCCAGGAAATTATGAGCCAGGTGAATCGGTGGATCACTTAAAACTGAAGGCCTCCGAAAAGGAAGTATGGGGAAATAGAAATATTATTTTTGCTGACTCTATCCAGATGGATGTAGATAAAAAACCAAACTATTTGGTAGACATCTTAGACAGAATCGACGCCAGCATTGCCCAGAAAGAAGTTATCAATCTCCCAAAACTTGAACCTGTGAAAGATGACTTAGCTAAAGAGCTAGATAGGATTCTTCTAGACTCTATTAAGGATATGAATGTCAATGTAAAAATAGAAGAATTTTATGTATATGGCGTGGCAATTTGTTTTAGCTTCCATGACTATAGTTATCGCCTATCCTACAAGAAATCCAATGCAGAAAAGTTATATAGTAAAGATATCAATAATCAAATTCTGGCAAGTGATATCATGGAATTTATTAGCCAACATCAAGACATAGATGATGTTAACTCAATTCGAATTCAGTTCAGAAATGACGATGCTGGGCGTTTTACAAAAAGCCTTAAGGAGGTAATTGATTTTCCAGTTGATTATGATGGCTATCATTATTTTCTAAAAAATGGAGAATGGTACAAATTTAATCAAACCTTCATGGATTACCTAAAGAAATCACTCGATAGCATTGAAACTAATCACAGAGAGGATTTAAATGAGCCTGATTACCTTGCATGGAAAGATGATAAAGAGAATAAAATAGCAGCTGGCGAACAATTCGAAAATAAACTGACTTACCGTGAAGCCTATTTCAATGAAAAACAATGCAATGATTACGGGTATGATATTCTTGATAGGAAATTAAGTTATATTCCTGCCGTAGAAAAAGGAAAGCCAAAATACAGAGTTGAAATGGCTGATTTATTTAGAGATGGGGAGATAATATCAGTTAAGATATCCGAAGAGACTCATCAACTAATATACAATATAGAACAATCTAAAGATGCCATTCAGCTTATAAAGAAACGAGCTGTAGACTTCAATGAAAAGCTAACCACAGCCTCACTATGGTTCATTCTTGAGCGCGACATAGGTAAAATAACAGATATTAATTCTATCCAATTCCTAATGGCTATTGAATCATGGCAGAAGCTAGTAAGAAATTTCGGCCTTGAGCCTAAAATATATATCTCAAAGCATAGAAAGTAA
- a CDS encoding transposase, whose protein sequence is MKKAELDLYTDYLLSTFGAATATGLSAMVEGEVSHDRITRFLSEQDYTSRDLWQQVKSTVRLVERADGVLIFDDTIQEKAWTDESELMCWHYDHCSGRNVKGINLLNALYHCKGTSIPVAFELVKKPFQYCDLKTRQVKRKGEVTKNEMMRQMIDTCIRNALKFRFVLMDSWFSSEENFNFITGKGKHFIAALKDNRLVALSEEDREKKRFVRVDELDFPEQTAVQGWLKGYAKAVLLVRQVFTNKDGSTGILHLVCSDLTCDYDAITTTYKKRWQVEVFHKSLKSNANLAKSPTRTVRTQSNHIFMSICAAFKLECLSIKSMLNPFALCRKLLINASRSAYAELQLFRAAA, encoded by the coding sequence ATGAAAAAAGCCGAACTTGATTTATACACAGATTATTTGCTGAGCACGTTTGGCGCGGCGACTGCGACGGGACTATCGGCGATGGTTGAAGGCGAGGTGAGCCACGACAGGATCACGCGGTTTTTATCGGAGCAGGATTACACGTCGCGGGACTTGTGGCAGCAGGTCAAATCGACGGTGAGGCTGGTTGAGCGTGCGGATGGCGTGTTGATTTTCGACGACACGATTCAGGAGAAGGCCTGGACCGATGAGAGCGAGTTGATGTGCTGGCACTACGACCATTGCAGCGGCCGCAACGTCAAAGGGATCAACCTGCTCAATGCGCTGTACCACTGCAAGGGGACCTCCATTCCTGTGGCCTTCGAATTGGTGAAAAAGCCGTTTCAATACTGCGACTTGAAGACCCGGCAGGTCAAACGCAAAGGCGAGGTGACGAAAAACGAGATGATGCGCCAGATGATCGACACCTGTATTCGCAACGCCTTGAAATTCCGCTTCGTGCTGATGGACAGTTGGTTTTCCTCAGAGGAGAACTTCAATTTCATTACCGGCAAGGGCAAGCATTTCATTGCCGCGCTCAAGGACAACAGGCTGGTGGCATTGTCCGAAGAAGACAGGGAAAAGAAGCGTTTCGTACGAGTAGATGAGCTTGATTTTCCAGAACAAACCGCAGTGCAAGGCTGGCTCAAGGGGTATGCGAAAGCAGTCCTTCTCGTCCGCCAGGTCTTTACAAACAAGGACGGTAGCACGGGGATATTGCATCTGGTTTGCAGTGACTTGACTTGCGACTATGACGCCATCACCACGACCTACAAAAAACGGTGGCAAGTGGAGGTGTTTCACAAATCCTTGAAGTCCAATGCCAACCTGGCAAAGTCGCCCACACGGACGGTACGAACCCAAAGCAACCACATCTTCATGTCAATTTGCGCCGCCTTCAAGCTCGAATGCCTGAGCATCAAAAGCATGCTCAATCCCTTTGCGCTTTGTCGCAAGCTCCTCATCAACGCATCGCGATCCGCCTATGCCGAACTTCAGCTATTCCGGGCGGCCGCGTAA